The region ATCTGGAAAGAGTTAATCGATGAAGACCGAATTATACTTGGGAATAAAGATGATAACTTCTGGGAAATGGGAGATCAGGGACCATGCGGACCTTGTTCTGAAATTCACGTTGATTTACGTTCTGTTGAAGAAAAAGCTCAGGTTTCTGGAAAAAGTTTAGTAAATAACGACCACGCGCAGGTGGTTGAAATCTGGAATAATGTATTCATGGAATTCAACCGTAAAGCGGATGGTTCATTAGAAAAACTTCCAGCGCAGCACGTTGATACCGGAATGGGATTTGAGCGTTTGTGTATGGCTTTACAAGGAAAAACATCAAACTATGACACTGATGTTTTCATGCCTTTAATTAGAGAAATCGAAACTATTACCGGAGCAAAATACACAACTAATGATGTAACAGGTATTAGTGAAGAACAAAATAAAATGAATATTGCGATTCGTGTAGTGGCAGATCACGTTCGTGCGGTAGCATTTGCTATTGCTGACGGTCAGTTGCCATCTAACACGGGAGCAGGATATGTTATTCGTAGAATTTTGCGTCGTGCAATTCGTTACGGATTTACTTTCTTAGGAACAAAAGAGCCGTTTATTTTTAAATTGGTTGAAACTTTAAGCGAGCAAATGGGAGATTCTTTCCCGGAAATCAGAACGCAGAAAGCACTTTGTTCTAACGTAATTCGTGAAGAAGAAAATTCATTCCTTAAAACATTAGATCAGGGACTGATTCTTTTAGATGCTGTAATTTTAAACAATACAGGAAATACTGTTGATGGTAAAAAAGCATTTGAATTGTATGATACTTATGGATTCCCAATCGATTTAACCGCTTTAATTCTTTCTGAAAAAGGATTGAATTTGGACGAAGAAGGATTTAAGGAACAATTACAATTACAAAAAGAAAGATCTCGTGCAGCATCAAAAGTAACGGCTGGTGACTGGAATGTGCTTGTTGAAGATGATATTCAGGAATTTGTTGGTTATGACAGATTATCACAACAGGTAAAAATCACGAAATACCGTAGAGTTGAAAGTGCGAAAGACGGTGAAATTTTCCAATTAGTTTTCAATGCAACTCCATTTTACGGAGAAAGCGGAGGACAAACAGGAGATAAAGGATATTTAGAAGCTCAAAACGGAGATATCGTTTATATTATTGATACGAAAAAAGAAAATAATCAAACGATACATTTAGCAAAATCGTTACCAGATAATCTTACTGGGACTTTTAATGCTGTTGTTGACGCTAATCAAAGAGCTAAAACTTCATCAAACCACTCGGCTACGCATTTATTGCACCAGGGTTTACGTAAAATTTTAGGAACTCACATAGAGCAAAAAGGTTCGATGGTTCGTAATGCTTCTTTACGTTTTGACTTTTCTCACTTCTCTAAAGTTTCTGATGAAGAATTGTTAGAAGTAGAGAACTTTGTAAATGCAAGGATTCGTGAAAGTTTACCTTTAATTGAAAAAAGAGCAATTCCTAAAGAACAAGCTTTGGAAGATGGAGCAATCGCTTTGTTTGGAGAAAAATACGGAGATTTAGTTCGTACCATTAAATTTGGTGATTCTGTTGAATTGTGCGGAGGAACTCACGTTGCGAATACATCTGATATCTGGCATTTTAAAATTGTTTCTGAAGGAGCTGTTGCAGCCGGAATCAGAAGGATTGAAGCAATCACAAGTGAAGCTGCAAAAGAATATTTTGAGTCACAAGCTGTTTCTTTAGCTGAAATTAAAGAAGCGCTTAAAAATGCTCAGGATCCGGTAAAATCTATTTTAGCTTTACAGGATGAGAACGCTCAATTGAAAAAGCAGTTAGAGGCTTTATTAAAAGATAAAGCTAAAAACATGAAAGCTGATTTGGCTAAAGAATTACAAGAAATCAATGGTGTTCAATTCTTGGCTAAACAAGTAGATTTAAACCCAGAAGGAGCAAAAGATTTAGCTTATGAATTAGGTGGTTCTTATAACAACTTATTTGTAGTTTTCGCTACTGCTCACGAAGGAAAACCAATGTTAACTTGTTACATTTCTAAAGAAATTGTAGCAGCCAAAAACCTAAACGCAGGACAAGTGGTTCGCGAATTAGGAAAATATATCCAAGGTGGAGGAGGAGGTCAGCCTTTCTTCGCTACTGCAGGAGGTAAAAATGTTGATGGAATTGCTGAGGCTTTAACTAAAGCTGTGGATTTTGTAAAATAATTAAAGATGCTAAGGTTCTAAGATACTAAGGTTCTAAGTTTTTATAACTCACAACAAACCCGACAGGTTCAAACCTGTCGGGTTTTGTATTTGTAGTTTTTACGTATTTTATGTCATTTCGACTGAAAGGAGAAATCACACTAGAAACTCTACAAAGATTGGCAACTCACTTTGCGGATTTACGCGTGTGATTTCTCCTTTCAGTCGAAATGACAAATAGGACGTTTATAGATTGTTTTTAAAAAACTTAGAACCTTAGCAACTTAAAAAAAACTATTTTCGCTCCCCAATTTGCTGGCGCCACATAGCATAATAAAGTCCTTTCTCTACAATTAAATCCTCATGTTTGCCTTGCTCGATGATTTTACCCTGCTCCAAAACGAATATTCTGTCAGCATGCATTACAGTTGACAAACGGTGCGCAATTAAAACGGTGATTCGGTTTTTGTCTGAGATATTTCGAATAGTGTCATTAATTTCTTCTTCCGTAATCGAATCCAAAGCAGAAGTAGCTTCGTCAAAAATCAATAAATTCGGATTTCTAAGAATTGCTCTGGCAATAGATAAACGTTGTTTTTCCCCGCCCGAAACTTTGATTCCGCCTTCCCCGATTGTGGTATTTAAACCATCTTCAGCGCGTCTAAGCAGTTTTTCACAGCTAGCTCGTTTTAGTGCATCGTATAAATCTTCATCGGTTGCATTTGGTTTGACAAATAACAAGTTTTCACGAATTGTTCCAGAGAATAATTGTGCATCCTGAGTTACGAAACCTAATTGCTTTCTCAAATCTAAAAGATCAATATCTGTAGAATCAATATCATTATAGGTAACCTGACCTTCTGCAGGTGTATACAGCCCAACTAATAATTTGACCAAAGTAGTTTTACCAGAACCAGACGGCCCAACAAAAGCTACTGTTTGCCCTTGTTTAATTTCGAAATTGATATTTTCGACCGCTTTAAATTTAGCTGTTCTGTGCTGGAAACTT is a window of Flavobacterium crocinum DNA encoding:
- the alaS gene encoding alanine--tRNA ligase; translation: MKSQDVRKQFLDFFESKGHTIVPSAPLVLKDDPTLMFNNSGMAQFKEFFLGNGTPKSPRIADTQKCLRVSGKHNDLEEVGIDTYHHTMFEMLGNWSFGDYFKKEAINWAWELLTEVYKIPKENLYVSVFEGSKEDNVPFDQEAWDIWKELIDEDRIILGNKDDNFWEMGDQGPCGPCSEIHVDLRSVEEKAQVSGKSLVNNDHAQVVEIWNNVFMEFNRKADGSLEKLPAQHVDTGMGFERLCMALQGKTSNYDTDVFMPLIREIETITGAKYTTNDVTGISEEQNKMNIAIRVVADHVRAVAFAIADGQLPSNTGAGYVIRRILRRAIRYGFTFLGTKEPFIFKLVETLSEQMGDSFPEIRTQKALCSNVIREEENSFLKTLDQGLILLDAVILNNTGNTVDGKKAFELYDTYGFPIDLTALILSEKGLNLDEEGFKEQLQLQKERSRAASKVTAGDWNVLVEDDIQEFVGYDRLSQQVKITKYRRVESAKDGEIFQLVFNATPFYGESGGQTGDKGYLEAQNGDIVYIIDTKKENNQTIHLAKSLPDNLTGTFNAVVDANQRAKTSSNHSATHLLHQGLRKILGTHIEQKGSMVRNASLRFDFSHFSKVSDEELLEVENFVNARIRESLPLIEKRAIPKEQALEDGAIALFGEKYGDLVRTIKFGDSVELCGGTHVANTSDIWHFKIVSEGAVAAGIRRIEAITSEAAKEYFESQAVSLAEIKEALKNAQDPVKSILALQDENAQLKKQLEALLKDKAKNMKADLAKELQEINGVQFLAKQVDLNPEGAKDLAYELGGSYNNLFVVFATAHEGKPMLTCYISKEIVAAKNLNAGQVVRELGKYIQGGGGGQPFFATAGGKNVDGIAEALTKAVDFVK